Within Thermococcus celer Vu 13 = JCM 8558, the genomic segment AGACCCTTTATGATATCCCTCTGGGTCAGCCGCTTGTACTGGACTATCTGGGCCTTGTTCCTTACTTCCCTCGGAACCTCCCAGTAGCGGTTGGCACCCATAACTATCGGGTTCCTGGCCCTGTCTATCAGCTTCGCTATCTCCCTCGCCCCGCTCGGCTCCATGTTGTCGGCCTCGTCGAGGAATATCAGCTTCCGCCTCTTTCCGAGGATGTCGAGGGTGTAGGCGGCTTGAACGTAGCGTTCCACCTTCTCGTAGGTTCTGTCGTCGCTGGCGTTGAGCTCGATTATCTCGAAGCCATACTCCCGGGCTATGGCGTAGACGGTGGTGGTCTTGCCCGAGCCGGGCGGGCCGGCCAGGATGAGGGCCTTCTTCTTCGGCGGATTGCCCGAGAGCCACGCCTCTATCCAGGCCTTAACCTGCTCCAGCGCCTTGGTCTGGTTGATCACGTCCCTCAGCCTTCTCGGCCGGTACTTCTCGACCCACGGAACCTCCGGCATGGCCATCACTTGCCCATGATGGTGAACTGCGCGAGCAGGGCCTCGAGCTGTATCATCTCGTTGGCCCCTTCGACGAGGCGGAAGTTGTACTCACCTATCTTATCCGCCAGGGCCACCTTCCTGTCCTCTGGAATTGGCAGGTTGAACACCTCTTTGTGCATCTGGATGAGGACATCTTCCCCGCTAAGGCCCTGCTTGAGGAGTATCTCCCTCAGCTTCTCCCTCGCCTTCAGGAAGTTGCCCTCCAAAGCCAGCCCCATCATCTCCCTGACGTCCTCCGGACGGGCCCTGCTCGCCACGAGAAAGACGTTCTCGTCGGTTATCCTGGTGTCGAGGGCGGCCGCGGCCTGAAGGACGTTTATGGCCCTCCTCAGGTCGCCCTCCGCCACGTAGAGGATGGCCTGAAGACCTTCATCGGTCAGCTCGAGCCCCTCGTTCTTGGCTATGGACTCTATTCTCCTCGCGATGTCCTCGTCCCTCAGCGGCCTGAAGCGGAAGATGGCACACCTGCTCTGTATGGGCTCTATTATCTTGGAGGAGTAGTTACAGCTCAGGATGAAGCGGACGTTGTTGGAGAACATCTCCATCGTTCTCCTCAGGGCCTGCTGGGCGTCCTGTGTTAAGGCGTCGGCCTCGTCGAGGAAGATTATCTTGAAGCTCGCCGCGCCTATCGGCTTGGTTCTCGCGAACTCCTTCACCTTCTCGCGGATGACGTTGATGCCGCGCTCGTCGGAGTTGTGGAGGAGAACGGGTATTTCTCCGGCGAAGAACTTCTCATTCCCGGGGACGCTGACGTCGTAGACGAAATCGTTGTACTCGACGACCTCGATTTTTCTGACGAGGAGGGCGTGGAGGTCGGTGTTGGCGAGCTTCCTCAGGGTTTCGAAGATTCTCCTGCCTTTCCCATCGAGTTTACCCTCATCCACCATCTCAAGAACCCTGCGGAGGGTTCCCTTTCCGAGGCGCTTCTTGCCCTCGTAGAGCCCGTGCCTGAGCTCGTAGCGCCAGTTGCCGTCGAGGGCGTTCTCTATCTTCTCGAGCATCCCGATGATTGGCTCAGCGGGCAGGAGTTCGGCCTTGCTCCACCTCATGCCGCCCTTCCATATGAGCCTGGTCTCCCTCTCGAAGATGCTCGCCTCGATTCCTGAGGTCCTCGCAAGCCACACCGCATCTACGAGGAGGTCCCTCGAAACCGACGATATCCTGACGACATTCCCCCAATCTCCGGCTCCATCACCGTCCGCGAGGCCTTTGAGGAACGCTATTCTCTCGGGGAGCGGGAACTCAAACACGAAACCCGGAATCCTCTTGCTGGCCGCCCTCTTGCCGGCACCGTCGTAGAAGCTCTCCTCGAAGAACCTGGCCAGCTGGGTGTTGAGCAACCTGAGCTGGTACGCGCTCTTCCTTGAGCGGTCGAAGCCCGAGGTGGTGTAGTTCTCGTAGATGCTAACGCCGAGGCCCTCCGCGAAGTTCCTGACGCGGTCTATCAAATCCCCCTCGTGGCTTCCGAGGGTGTACACGACCTGCCCCGAGGTGCCTTTCTTGAACCCGACAGCACCCTCAGCGGAATACAGGCCGAGCATGTAGGATAGTTCCTCATCAACGGGGAGCCCATCAAAGACCCTCGTTCTCGCGCTCTCCTTAACCCTGTAAGGGTTCAGGTCGAGGACGTCGAGAAAGCCCTCGAGATTCGCTGTGAAGCTCAGGAGGATGGAGCCCTCGCTCAGTTCGTTCGCCTTAATCGCCTCGAGGCCGTTCTCGGTGAGCACCATAACGGAGTGGTTTCCGGTCAGCTCGAGCTTTCCCCCTCCCTCGAGGTGAACGCGAAGTATGGCGGGGACGCGGTGGCGGATTATCCTGCTCACTCTGGCCCATCTCACCCGGTAGTTCTCATCGACGGTGAGCACCTCGAGGTTGTTGGCGTCTTTGTAGGCCACATCCCCGTCGCTTTCGTCGAAGTAAATCCCGTCGAGTTCGCCGAAGGTCGTCCTCATGGTTTTCCCGTCTATCCTCACGAGTATGGGGGTGTCCTTGGAGACGGAGGCGTTCAGTTCGAGGAAGTTGTGCCTCCAGCCTTCCCCGAAGAGCTCCCTCGCGAGACAGAGGGCGGCGCTGGTCTTCCCAACGCCTGGGGGACCCGCGAATAAGAGATGCGGCATGGAACCGGTTTTAACGTAGTGCTTGAGGCGCCTGACTATGTGATCCTGCCCGACCATGTCGTCGAGCTTCAGGGGTCTGTACTTCTCAACCCACGGCTTTTCGAGGATTTTAACCTCGTGAACTTCCTCGGGCATGGTCATCACCTTTCCAGATGGCCTATGCACTTTCGAGGTATTAAGGCTTTTGGCCTGCCATGTCCCGATGAACTCACCGAGGGAGTGCAAAACTTTTATACCTCGATGCCCAATAATCACCGGTGGTTCTCATGGCGAAGCTCGACTGGATTAGGGAAGAGCTCAAGGAGCTCAAGGAGAAGGGCCTTTACGTGACCATAAGGAAGCTTGAGAGCGCCCAGGGCCCCTGGGTCGTCGTCGATGGAAAGCGCGTTCTTAACATGTGCTCCAACAACTACCTCGGCCTGGCCGCCCATCCGAAGATAAAGGAGGCCGCGATAAGGGCCATCCTCGACTACGGCGTCGGTGCCGGTGCCGTCAGGACGATAGCCGGAACCATGGAGCTCCACGTTGAGCTCGAGGAGAAGTTGGCGAAGTTCAAGAAGAGGGAGGCCGCGATCCTCTTCCAGAGCGGCTACAACGCGAACCTCGGTGCCCTCAGTGCCCTCCTCACGAAGAAGGACAACGGCGTCTTCATCAGCGAGGAGCTGAACCACGCGAGCATCATAGAC encodes:
- a CDS encoding replication factor C small subunit — encoded protein: MPEEVHEVKILEKPWVEKYRPLKLDDMVGQDHIVRRLKHYVKTGSMPHLLFAGPPGVGKTSAALCLARELFGEGWRHNFLELNASVSKDTPILVRIDGKTMRTTFGELDGIYFDESDGDVAYKDANNLEVLTVDENYRVRWARVSRIIRHRVPAILRVHLEGGGKLELTGNHSVMVLTENGLEAIKANELSEGSILLSFTANLEGFLDVLDLNPYRVKESARTRVFDGLPVDEELSYMLGLYSAEGAVGFKKGTSGQVVYTLGSHEGDLIDRVRNFAEGLGVSIYENYTTSGFDRSRKSAYQLRLLNTQLARFFEESFYDGAGKRAASKRIPGFVFEFPLPERIAFLKGLADGDGAGDWGNVVRISSVSRDLLVDAVWLARTSGIEASIFERETRLIWKGGMRWSKAELLPAEPIIGMLEKIENALDGNWRYELRHGLYEGKKRLGKGTLRRVLEMVDEGKLDGKGRRIFETLRKLANTDLHALLVRKIEVVEYNDFVYDVSVPGNEKFFAGEIPVLLHNSDERGINVIREKVKEFARTKPIGAASFKIIFLDEADALTQDAQQALRRTMEMFSNNVRFILSCNYSSKIIEPIQSRCAIFRFRPLRDEDIARRIESIAKNEGLELTDEGLQAILYVAEGDLRRAINVLQAAAALDTRITDENVFLVASRARPEDVREMMGLALEGNFLKAREKLREILLKQGLSGEDVLIQMHKEVFNLPIPEDRKVALADKIGEYNFRLVEGANEMIQLEALLAQFTIMGK